A region of Etheostoma cragini isolate CJK2018 chromosome 2, CSU_Ecrag_1.0, whole genome shotgun sequence DNA encodes the following proteins:
- the LOC117952941 gene encoding cytochrome P450 3A40-like, with protein MGFYFSTETWTLLVAFITLIFVYVCWPFGTFKKMGVPGPKPIPFFGTMLAYKKGFTAFDEMCFKKYGKTWGIFDGRQPVLCITDPAIIKTVLIKECYSLFTNRRNFRLNGQLYDAVSIAEDDQWRRIRSVLSPSFTSGRLKEMFGIMKHHSANLISSMKKKADKDEPLELKEFFGPYSMDVVTSTAFSVDIDSLNNPSDPFVTNIKKMLKFDFFNPIFLIVAFFPFMGPVLEKMEFSFFPVAVTDFFYAALQKIKSNREQSSQKSRVDFLQLMIDSQKNNDLSKVEQDKGLTDHEILSQAMIFLFAGYETSSSSLSFLAYNLATNPHAMKLLQEEVDSTFPDKGPVEYQALMQMEYLDCVINESLRLYPIAPRIERVAKATVEINGLVIPKGMVVMVPTWPLHRDPDLWSEPEKFKPERFSKENKETIDPYTYMPFGAGPRNCIGMRFALVMMKLAMVEILQRYSFSVCKETEIPLELDIQGLLMPKRQIKLKLVPRSESRN; from the exons ATGGGCTTCTATTTCTCCACTGAGACATGGACCCTCCTGGTGGCTTTCATCACACTGATCTTTGT gtATGTCTGCTGGCCATTTGGAACATTTAAGAAGATGGGTGTCCCTGGTCCCAAACCAATCCCTTTTTTTGGCACAATGCTGGCATATAAAAAG GGATTCACCGCCTTTGATGAAATGTGCTTCAAGAAATATGGGAAAACATGGGG catttttgatGGCCGTCAGCCCGTGCTGTGCATCACGGATCCTGCCATAATCAAAACTGTTCTGATAAAGGAGTGTTACTCTCTCTTCACTAATCGCAGA AACTTCCGTCTGAACGGACAACTGTACGATGCTGTGTCCATCGCTGAAGATGATCAGTGGAGGAGGATCCGCAGTGTCCTTTCTCCTTCCTTTACCTCAGGAAGACTGAAAGAG ATGTTTGGCATAATGAAGCACCACTCTGCTAACCTGATCAGCAGCATGAAAAAGAAGGCAGACAAGGATGAGCCCTTAGAGCTAAAGGA GTTCTTTGGACCCTACAGTATGGATGTAGTAACCAGTACAGCCTTCAGTGTCGATATAGACTCACTCAACAACCCCTCAGACCCTTTTGTCACTAACATCAAGAAGATGCTGAAGTTTGACTTCTTTAACCCTATCTTCCTCATTGTTG CTTTCTTCCCCTTTATGGGTCCTGTTTTGGAGAAGATGgagttttcctttttccctgtggctgtcacagatttcttttacGCTGCACTGCAGAAGATCAAGTCTAATCGGGAACAAAGCAGTCAAAAG AGTCGAGTGGATTTCCTTCAGCTGATGATTGACTCCCAGAAAAACAATGACCTCAGTAAAGTGGAACAGGATAAAG GTTTAACCGATCATGAGATCCTTTCTCAAGCAATGATTTTTCTCTTTGCTGGCTATGAAACAAGcagcagctctctctctttcttggcTTACAATCTGGCCACAAACCCTCATGCCATGAAACTGCTGCAGGAGGAGGTCGACTCCACCTTCCCCGATAAG GGTCCTGTTGAATACCAGGCTCTGATGCAGATGGAATATCTAGACTGTGTCATCAACGAGTCTCTCCGATTGTACCCCATTGCCCCACGCATTGAGCGTGTAGCCAAGGCAACTGTGGAGATAAATGGCCTTGTGATTCCAAAAGGTATGGTTGTTATGGTACCCACATGGCCCCTGCACCGGGACCCTGATCTGTGGTCTGAGCCAGAGAAGTTCAAACCTGAGAG GTTCAGCAAGGAAAACAAGGAGACTATTGATCCGTACACTTACATGCCTTTCGGGGCAGGACCAAGGAACTGCATTGGAATGCGATTTGCTCTGGTGATGATGAAACTAGCAATGGTGGAGATCCTGCAGAGATACAGCTTCTCTGTGTGTAAGGAGACCGAG ATCCCCTTGGAACTGGACATCCAGGGCCTGCTGATGCCAAAACGACAAATCAAACTGAAATTGGTGCCACGTTCTGAATCCagaaactaa
- the LOC117952834 gene encoding zinc finger protein 271-like has translation MAEVTVEVDEETTKQDLEPLPEPLLIIMSPPPPFLPVPGEPTMVWHKWLKAFEHYVEALGENELVDSTKCMLLQNCLGLEGQRIFTTLIQSKTTYAAAIPALTDYFNSDPTSQMYRLKFHQRAQMPGETVALFVSALEDLLEPCSYGNLQDKLILDQLIKNTSYPQLRERLLLERETLSLDKALAIGKELESALDDSELFGFHEVSVDIGDDLDPPVQTKRKRGRPRRGEIRPKMKAKSRLTKIQTRSSRCKDNYYYSNDKLYYSENEEDEYKSADETDRAWDERSVKKGNDDNGTVLSSSQTMKEEDCDKASDGVEDGDDEDFVLPPSKQRGPYCPICTDRRFRDANKLARHMRMHTKEKPFSCPVCTLTFSQSYHMTRHMRSQHGAGQHICATCGISLESLAELQSHKRTHAPIVLSCPKCHEEFTNNDTFCSHVRSHSKDQSTKLEGQSSQQSDRVKNQEIIKSRNQDNHESDCSNDNVSENCADSDGDSHDKESEVNVKVEDKDTDEDKSQDGGRWGKRVATKTKKRGHFCPICIDRRFRGSNKLARHMRTHTKEKPFSCPVCAKTFSQSYHMTRHVRKQHDLGKYICSTCGKSLGSWLELKAHKKTHAVEGLTCLACDKQFKEKAALVSHLKLHKKVQSSPRSLACGDCGKVFGRLYHLKRHIVTHRKATNGECYTCPDCQKDFAFPEDLNKHLEIHVKENSGTCPKCDETFSSPEELETHMGVHEKSYACSICEKKFKVEYALKKHEQGHQDEQYYCSLCCKRFIKLSHYKRHIMVHERRESRCPHCDSVFLQLTALKYHLRTHTEERPYQCTCCIETFEEKEDLEQHCLKHRKFKRERPYSCTRCDSAFSTLIELTDHMSVHDGEQPMNCPICGRTFLNKNKMEKHLSIHTGERPHLCSICGNGFPSAASLKLHIHIHTGEKPFQCSQCSKSFRSSSGLRLHSRQHMEVRPSYKCPECGRTYGRMTELKMHQRYHTGDKPYACTCCNKRFISKDKLNVHMRIHTGERPYSCPHCGQTFTQTGDRNRHISKYHSLDTVVTELQ, from the coding sequence ATGGCTGAAGTTACTGTAGAAGTAGATGAGGAGACAACAAAACAGGACTTGGAACCACTCCCAGAGCCACTACTGATAATCATGTCCCCCCCTCCACCGTTCTTACCTGTCCCTGGTGAACCCACCATGGTTTGGCATAAGTGGCTAAAAGCTTTTGAACACTACGTTGAAGCGCTCGGTGAAAACGAGCTCGTCGACTCCACTAAGTGTATGCTCCTACAGAACTGCCTCGGTCTAGAGGGCCAGCGTATCTTCACAACACTGATCCAGAGTAAAACCACCTACGCAGCGGCCATCCCAGCTCTGACGGACTACTTCAACTCTGATCCCACCTCTCAGATGTACCGCCTTAAATTTCATCAGAGGGCCCAGATGCCTGGGGAGACTGTAGCTCTGTTCGTTTCTGCGTTAGAGGACCTGCTGGAGCCTTGCAGCTATGGAAACCTTCAAGACAAACTTATCCTGGATCAGCTGATTAAGAACACCAGCTACCCACAACTCAGAGAGAGGCTGCTGTTGGAGAGGGAAACTCTGTCCTTGGACAAGGCATTGGCTATCGGTAAGGAGCTTGAATCTGCTTTAGATGACTCTGAACTGTTTGGTTTTCATGAGGTCAGTGTGGACATCGGAGACGATTTAGACCCTCCTGTTCAAACAAAGCGCAAAAGAGGGCGACCTCGGCGTGGGGAGATAAGGCcgaaaatgaaagcaaaatcACGCTTGACTAAAATCCAAACAAGATCATCTAGATGCAAAGATAACTACTATTACAGCAACGACAAGCTATATTATAGTGAAAATGAAGAAGATGAGTATAAGAGTGCTGATGAGACTGATCGGGCTTGGGATGAACGCAGCGTCAAAAAAGGTAATGATGATAACGGAACTGTGTTGTCATCGTCACAGACGATGAAAGAGGAAGACTGTGACAAAGCTAGTGATGGTGTCGAAGACGGTGATGATGAAGACTTTGTCCTTCCACCGTCTAAACAAAGAGGCCCCTACTGTCCCATATGTACTGATAGGCGCTTCAGAGACGCAAACAAGCTCGCCAGACACATGAGGATGCACACAAAGGAGAAGCCGTTCAGCTGCCCGGTCTGCACTTTAACCTTTAGCCAGTCCTACCACATGACCCGACACATGAGGAGCCAGCACGGTGCCGGCCAACACATCTGCGCCACATGTGGGATCAGTTTAGAGAGCTTAGCCGAGCTGCAAAGTCACAAGAGGACGCATGCGCCAATAGTTCTGTCGTGTCCCAAATGTCATGAGGAATTCACTAACAATGATACGTTTTGTAGTCATGTTAGGTCACACAGCAAAGACCAGTCCACCAAGCTAGAGGGACAGAGTTCTCAGCAAAGTGATAGAGTGAAAAACCAAGAAATAATCAAATCACGTAACCAGGATAATCACGAGAGTGACTGTAGCAACGATAATGTTTCTGAGAATTGTGCAGACTCTGATGGTGATTCTCATGATAAAGAATCTGAAGTTAATGTTAAGGTTGAAGATAAGGACACTGATGAAGATAAATCTCAAGATGGAGGTAGATGGGGAAAAAGAGTTGCtactaagacaaaaaaaagaggccATTTCTGTCCTATCTGTATTGATAGGCGCTTCAGAGGGTCAAACAAACTCGCCAGACACATGAGGACGCACACAAAGGAGAAACCGTTCAGCTGCCCGGTCTGCGCTAAGACCTTCAGCCAGTCCTACCACATGACCCGACACGTGAGGAAGCAGCACGACTTGGGCAAGTACATCTGCTCCACATGTGGGAAAAGTTTAGGAAGCTGGCTGGAACTGAAAGCACACAAGAAGACTCATGCGGTTGAAGGCCTGACATGTCTTGCATGTGACAAACAGTTCAAGGAGAAGGCTGCACTTGTGAGTCACCTGAAATTACACAAGAAGGTCCAGTCCAGCCCTCGAAGCCTCGCCTGTGGCGATTGTGGCAAAGTATTTGGTCGGTTATATCATTTGAAGAGGCACATAGTGACCCATCGCAAAGCAACAAACGGAGAGTGTTACACCTGCCCTGATTGTCAGAAAGATTTTGCCTTCCCAGAAGACCTCAACAAACACCTGGAGATCcatgtgaaagaaaacagtggGACTTGTCCGAAATGTGACGAAACCTTCAGTAGTCCAGAAGAACTGGAGACTCACATGGGAGTTCATGAAAAGTCTTACGCCTGCAGCATCTGTGAGAAGAAGTTTAAGGTTGAATATGCGCTGAAGAAGCATGAACAAGGCCACCAAGATGAACAGTATTATTGTTCTCTGTGCTGCAAACGCTTCATTAAGCTGTCTCACTACAAGAGGCACATAATGGTCCATGAAAGACGGGAATCCAGATGTCCACATTGTGACAGCGTCTTTCTACAGTTAACAGCTTTGAAGTATCACCTGCGGACTCATACAGAAGAAAGGCCATACCAATGCACGTGTTGTATCGAGACCTTCGAGGAGAAGGAAGATCTAGAGCAACACTGCCTCAAACACCGGAAATTCAAGAGGGAGAGGCCGTACTCGTGCACTCGGTGTGATTCTGCTTTCTCTACACTAATTGAGCTGACCGACCACATGAGTGTACACGATGGAGAGCAGCCGATGAACTGCCCCATCTGCGGCAGGACTTTcctgaataaaaacaagatgGAGAAGCACCTGAGCATCCACACGGGGGAGAGACCTCACCTCTGCTCCATCTGCGGCAACGGCTTCCCCTCGGCCGCCAGCCTCAAGTTacacatccacatccacacGGGAGAAAAACCTTTCCAGTGTTCGCAGTGCAGCAAGAGCTTCAGGTCATCCAGTGGGCTGCGGCTGCACAGCAGGCAGCACATGGAGGTGAGGCCCAGCTACAAATGTCCTGAGTGTGGCAGGACTTACGGTCGCATGACGGAGCTGAAGATGCACCAGCGCTATCACACGGGGGATAAACCGTACGCATGCACCTGCTGCAACAAACGCTTTATTAGCAAAGACAAACTGAACGTACACATGAGGATACACACAGGGGAGAGGCCGTACTCCTGCCCCCACTGTGGACAGACATTCACACAGACTGgggacagaaacagacacatcaGTAAATACCACTCATTAGATACTGTAGTAACAGAGCTGCAGTGA
- the gpank1 gene encoding G patch domain and ankyrin repeat-containing protein 1, producing the protein MAALGFTPASGHDLFSIETTERSSCEISNILNGKEVRQFYEDLIKDGEGQDVSRRSAISHKDNGREHQNKQRNRESSRRARRRARAAEMQQGQTEYVVQRVVSGEGEANPRRQTSNSERTMELLGLRLLRCAHDGDIPGVKDLLSKGVDINFQDTYFWTAIMCASWSGQRAAVRLLLQHGAAWVGVVDTQGRDAKDLALEAGHNDVLEELESYGRRTQRDTQSDNSAPQPQWCGVCCSEYSSSLSSHLSSTLHLFSLQRAPPTPYYCLPPSSNSYQMMVRCGWKPGTGLGPEGEGPQQPVPTVLKRDQKGLGFGQMKRAKVTHFQPRDRDAVKPPSKEKEWRGGKGQRKEESRKRELQDKNWERDFRASFYL; encoded by the exons ATGGCTGCATTAGGCTTTACTCCTGCCAGCGGGCACGATCTTTTCAGCATCGAAACAACCGAAAGATCCAGTTGTGAAATAAGCAACATACTTAATGGGAAAGAGGTCAGACAGTTTTACGAAGATTTAATAAAAGATGGCGAAGGACAAGATGTATCCAGGAGGAGTGCAATTAGCCATAAAGATAATGGCAGAGAGCATCAGAATaaacagaggaacagagagtCCAGTAGAAGAGCGAGGAGGAGAGCTAGGGCTGCAGAGATGCAGCAGGGTCAAACAGAGTATGTGGTGCAAAGAGTGGTGAGTGGTGAAGGTGAAGCCAACCCAAGACGACAGACAAGCAATTCAGAAAGAACCATGGAGCTCCTGGGGCTCAGGTTGCTGCGTTGTGCCCATGATGGAGACATCCCTGGCGTTAAAGACCTGCTCTCAAAGGGGGTCGACATCAACTTCCAG GATACTTACTTCTGGACAGCGATAATGTGTGCAAGCTGGTCGGGACAAAGAGCTGCGgtgaggctgctgctgcagcacgGAGCAGCCTGGGTCGGGGTGGTTGATACACAGGGCAGGGATGCCAAAGACCTGGCGCTGGAAG CCGGCCACAATGACGTATTGGAGGAGTTGGAGAGCTATGGGAGaagaacacagagagacacacaatcTGATAACAG TGCCCCCCAGCCTcagtggtgtggtgtgtgttgtaGCGAGTACAGCAGTAGCCTGTCATCGCATCTCTCCTCCACTCTACATCTCTTCAGTCTGCAGCGTGCTCCACCCACCCCCTACTACTGCCTCCCCCCCTCCAGCAACAGCTACCAGATGATGGTTCGTTGCGGCTGGAAACCAGGGACAGGACTAGGGCCAGAGGGAGAGGGGCCTCAACAGCCAGTGCCAACTGTGCTGAAGAGAGACCAAAAAGGCCTGGGGTTTGGACAGATGAAAAGAGCCAAAGTAACTCACTTCCAACCCAGGGATCGTGATGCAGTAAAACCACCTTCCAAGGAGAAAgagtggagaggaggaaaaggacagagaaaggaagaaagtaGGAAAAGGGAGCTACAAGATAAGAACTGGGAAAGAGATTTTCGTGCCTCTTTTTATCTTTGA